The following proteins come from a genomic window of Taeniopygia guttata chromosome 25, bTaeGut7.mat, whole genome shotgun sequence:
- the RNF115 gene encoding E3 ubiquitin-protein ligase RNF115 isoform X2: MAEAAAAVQQHRFFCHSCKGEEYTCPRCESGFIEEVTDDSSFFDSNSLDNSPSSQFSELWDHLDHTMFFPDFRPFLSSSSLDGESREVERGPPNEFWGPGRPPRLPMPRRYRARGSSRPDRSPAIEGIIQQIFAGFFANSALPGSQHPFSWSGMLHSSPGDYAWGQSGLDAIVTQLLGQLENTGPPPADKEKISSLPTVLVTQEQVDTGLECPVCKEDYAVAEQVRQLPCNHVFHSSCIVPWLELHDTCPVCRKSLKGEDSTRQIPNPDPADSPVQESWTF; this comes from the exons GCCCCCGTTGTGAGTCTGGTTTCATCGAGGAAGTCACTGATGATTCCAG ttttttTGACAGCAATTCCCTGGACAACAGCCCCTCCTCACAATTCTCAGAG CTTTGGGACCACCTGGATCACACCATGTTCTTCCCGGATTTCCGACccttcctgagcagcagctccttggatGGAGAGAGCAGGGAGGTGGAGAGGGGTCCCCCAAAcgagttttggggtcccgggcGTCCCCCACGGCTGCCGATGCCGCGGAGGTACCGGGCCCGCGGCAGCTCCCGCCCGGATCGATCGCCGGCCATCGAGGG GATAATCCAGCAGATCTTTGCTGGCTTTTTTGCCAACTCAGCCCTTCCTGGCTCCCAGCACCCCTTCTCCTG GAGCGGGATGCTGCACTCCAGCCCCGGCGATTACGCGTGGGGACAGAGCGGCCTCGACGCCATTGTCACCCAG ctcctggggcagctggagAACACGGGACCACCTCCAGCAGACAAGGAGAAGATCTCCTCGCTCCCAACAGTGCTGGTGACACAGGAACAAGTTG ACACAGGCCTGGAGTGCCCAGTGTGCAAGGAGGATTACGCCGTGGCCGAGCAGGTCCGGCAGCTCCCCTGCAACCACGTCTTCCACAGCAGCTGCATCGTGCCCTGGCTGGAGCTG CACGACACGTGTCCAGTCTGCAGGAAGAGTTTAAAGGGAGAAGATTCCACCCGGCAAATCCCGAATCCCGACCCTGCCGACAGCCCAGTGCAGGAGAGTTGGACTTTCTGA